Proteins encoded in a region of the uncultured Paludibaculum sp. genome:
- a CDS encoding TonB-dependent receptor has protein sequence MSQPSRNVLRQIRFLFALTATVVALTISQPRLAAQTQNAELNGTVTDQVGALVPGAQILVINLDTQVPRAVESNVSGVFVAANLNPGRYQVKVRKQGFQESVVSDVTLDVNQRATLNFKLTLGAVSDSVQVSAEAASLEASNAQLGTVITQEKITDLPLNGRNFTQLLTLTPGATPVSVGQNSGGGQVQRVGTIVFPAINGQSNRSNSFTLDGVYNNAPWMGTYALAPNVDALTQFKVQSHSDQAEFGGVSGGVVNILTRGGTNQFHGGVYEFVRNDALDARGFFTASKPVLRQNQFGANLGGPILRDKTFFFFSYEGYRQKNTSSALTVVPTADQLGGNFSSSSRAIFDPFSTRPDPSNASKYLRDPFPSNRIPTSMLNSSIQQWAKAILPAPIDTGNPAYNSRNTAAQTFPADQYSLRVDHNFSQSDILWARYSWGTQDVSSAQVIPGVQNVIERPAKNAGLGYTHLFGPNTLLTGLFGYSGLTENSVPFLSSRNMFDEGLFKGFPARTGLTAPGIAVPSTWGSLTSRVDFLGPQEGYQYRGDLSLIRGRHNLKFGGEAVRQLFADDTYDGNFAFNSIQTADLNSPGTTGNDLASFVLGLHDTWEYRNRAYKYESQLWSFYAQDSWKVTSALTVNFGLRWDLLRNPAFSLNYPSTWDFNTGQFIVGSAKPPACSGTQVAPCLPDPSSAYVSQYVRFTGSSKIRDDDYKMFGPRLGVAYMVRPNWVVRAGAGLFYDLQAGVMQQAQNASGAWPSTNLIRGVNQNRTTVQATINDPFNGVDPRVPTATPENASAFFFDPNFRNPRSLQWNLEMQRDLKGIVNLTLGYVGSHNVFSPVSGNYNTALTPGPGAVRARALWPNAPVTNYDRSIGRSGYHGLQVKAEQRFARGLSYLVSYTWSKSMDLASSGQFGVESQSLQNPYDVDADRSVSGYDIPHNFTAALVYQLPFGPGQRWISSGLASRIAGSWQMNTIVGLRSGQPYSLAMGVDVANIGANTTRPNQVGDPHLANPTPEAWFSKSAYASPATYTFGTSGRNQLRTDGFENLDLSLFREDRITERVHAQLRVEMFNLLNHPTFGIPQTTFTSPQFGRVSSTISTARQIQLGLKVMF, from the coding sequence ATGTCGCAGCCCAGCCGCAATGTATTGCGCCAAATTCGATTTCTGTTTGCCCTCACGGCCACAGTCGTGGCCCTTACGATATCGCAACCTCGACTTGCAGCTCAAACGCAGAACGCCGAGCTCAATGGCACGGTTACCGACCAGGTGGGCGCTCTGGTGCCTGGCGCGCAGATTCTCGTCATCAACCTCGACACCCAGGTGCCACGCGCCGTGGAATCCAATGTATCGGGCGTCTTCGTGGCGGCCAACCTGAATCCGGGACGTTACCAGGTGAAGGTGCGCAAGCAAGGGTTCCAGGAGTCGGTCGTCTCCGACGTGACCCTGGATGTGAACCAGCGCGCCACGCTCAACTTCAAGCTGACACTCGGTGCGGTGAGCGACAGCGTACAGGTGAGTGCCGAAGCGGCCTCGCTCGAGGCCAGTAATGCCCAACTCGGAACAGTTATCACCCAGGAAAAGATCACTGACCTGCCGCTGAACGGCCGCAACTTCACACAACTTCTGACGTTGACCCCCGGCGCCACACCGGTGAGCGTGGGCCAGAACTCCGGCGGCGGCCAGGTGCAGAGGGTGGGCACCATCGTGTTCCCGGCCATCAATGGCCAGAGCAACCGCAGCAACTCGTTCACTCTCGACGGCGTGTACAACAACGCACCCTGGATGGGCACCTACGCGCTAGCCCCGAATGTGGATGCGCTGACGCAGTTCAAGGTGCAGTCACACAGCGACCAGGCGGAGTTCGGCGGGGTCAGCGGGGGTGTCGTTAACATCCTGACCCGTGGCGGGACCAACCAGTTTCACGGGGGCGTCTATGAGTTCGTCCGCAACGATGCCCTGGATGCGCGCGGTTTCTTCACCGCCAGCAAGCCGGTGCTGCGCCAGAACCAGTTTGGCGCGAACCTGGGTGGTCCCATCCTGCGGGACAAGACCTTCTTCTTCTTTTCCTACGAGGGTTACCGCCAGAAGAACACCTCCTCCGCACTGACTGTGGTGCCCACGGCCGATCAACTCGGCGGCAACTTCAGCAGCTCCAGCCGGGCTATTTTCGACCCGTTCTCCACGAGACCCGATCCGAGCAACGCCAGCAAGTACCTACGCGATCCGTTTCCATCCAATCGCATCCCCACGTCGATGCTGAACTCCTCCATCCAGCAGTGGGCCAAGGCGATTCTGCCGGCCCCCATCGATACCGGCAACCCGGCCTACAACTCCAGAAACACCGCTGCGCAGACGTTTCCCGCAGACCAGTACAGTCTGCGGGTCGACCACAACTTCTCACAATCGGACATCCTGTGGGCCCGCTATTCCTGGGGCACGCAGGATGTCAGCAGCGCCCAAGTGATCCCCGGGGTCCAGAACGTGATTGAACGGCCCGCGAAGAACGCGGGGTTGGGCTATACCCATTTGTTCGGACCCAATACGCTGCTCACCGGGCTCTTCGGCTACAGCGGCCTGACGGAGAACAGCGTTCCTTTCCTCTCCAGCCGCAACATGTTCGACGAGGGCCTGTTCAAGGGGTTCCCAGCCAGAACCGGGCTAACGGCGCCAGGTATCGCAGTACCCAGCACATGGGGCAGCCTCACCAGCCGCGTCGATTTCCTGGGACCCCAGGAAGGCTATCAGTACCGGGGCGACCTCTCCCTGATCCGGGGGCGCCACAATCTGAAGTTCGGCGGGGAGGCCGTCCGCCAGTTGTTCGCCGACGATACATACGATGGCAATTTCGCGTTCAACTCCATCCAGACCGCCGATCTGAACTCGCCAGGCACCACGGGCAACGATCTGGCGTCGTTTGTCCTCGGCCTGCACGATACGTGGGAGTACCGCAACCGCGCGTATAAGTACGAATCCCAACTCTGGAGTTTCTACGCGCAGGACTCGTGGAAAGTCACCAGTGCGTTGACAGTGAACTTCGGCCTCCGTTGGGATCTGCTGCGCAACCCGGCCTTCAGTTTGAACTACCCATCCACTTGGGACTTCAATACCGGGCAGTTCATCGTGGGCAGCGCCAAGCCTCCGGCGTGCAGTGGCACACAGGTCGCACCCTGCCTGCCGGATCCCAGTTCGGCGTATGTGAGCCAGTATGTAAGGTTCACGGGTTCCAGCAAGATCCGTGACGACGACTACAAGATGTTCGGCCCCCGTTTGGGTGTCGCCTATATGGTCCGCCCAAACTGGGTGGTTCGCGCGGGCGCGGGCCTCTTCTATGACCTGCAGGCCGGCGTCATGCAACAGGCCCAGAACGCCAGCGGAGCCTGGCCCAGCACCAACCTCATCCGCGGGGTGAATCAGAACCGCACGACCGTGCAGGCAACGATCAACGATCCCTTCAATGGCGTCGATCCCCGGGTGCCCACGGCCACGCCGGAGAACGCCTCGGCCTTCTTCTTCGATCCAAACTTCAGAAACCCCCGCTCGCTGCAGTGGAACCTCGAGATGCAAAGGGACTTGAAGGGTATCGTCAATCTGACGTTGGGCTACGTCGGCTCTCACAATGTGTTCTCACCGGTGAGCGGCAACTACAACACAGCCCTCACGCCCGGGCCCGGTGCCGTGCGCGCAAGGGCTCTGTGGCCCAACGCACCGGTAACCAATTACGACCGCAGCATCGGGCGCAGCGGCTACCACGGCCTGCAGGTGAAGGCGGAGCAGCGTTTCGCGCGCGGCCTCTCCTATCTCGTTTCCTATACCTGGAGCAAGTCGATGGATCTGGCGTCCTCAGGACAGTTCGGAGTGGAGAGCCAGTCACTGCAAAATCCATATGACGTGGATGCCGACCGCTCGGTCTCCGGTTACGATATCCCGCACAACTTCACCGCTGCCCTGGTCTACCAGCTACCCTTCGGACCAGGGCAGCGCTGGATCAGCAGCGGGTTGGCGTCGCGCATCGCCGGGAGCTGGCAGATGAACACCATTGTTGGGCTACGCAGCGGCCAGCCGTACAGCCTCGCGATGGGTGTCGACGTCGCCAACATCGGCGCCAACACGACGCGGCCGAATCAGGTGGGCGACCCGCACCTCGCCAATCCCACACCGGAAGCCTGGTTCAGCAAGTCGGCGTACGCTTCCCCAGCCACGTACACTTTCGGCACTTCGGGCCGGAACCAACTCAGAACGGACGGCTTTGAGAATCTGGACCTCTCGCTCTTCCGCGAAGACCGGATCACAGAACGTGTTCACGCCCAACTCCGGGTTGAGATGTTCAATCTGCTGAATCATCCCACCTTCGGAATTCCACAGACGACATTCACCAGCCCGCAGTTTGGAAGGGTGAGTTCCACCATCAGCACGGCCCGCCAGATACAGTTGGGCCTCAAGGTTATGTTCTAG
- a CDS encoding sulfatase-like hydrolase/transferase, whose product MTFTRRQIMTAAAGLVPRLDAQPKKRPNILVLLTDDQRFSTLHAINNPEVQTPTMDRLASRGTTFTHGCIMGGTIPAVCSPSRAMLLTGQSLFHVTDSIVTPRSGPDSVARPFEMFPELFRRNGYRTFGTGKWHNGEPLYARCFTDGGNIFFGGMSDHLRVPIADYDPSGKYPKQKRYTGRKFSSELFSDSAVDFLDRYKGDDPFVMYVAYTAPHDPRMAPKRYLDRYPWQDIKLPANFLPQHPFDNGELRIRDEMLAPFPRTPDVVKQNIAAYYAMITEVDEQMGRVVQALERSGRAENTIIVMAGDNGLALGQHGLMGKQSLYDHSVRVPLIVGGPGLPAGKRSDALCYLMDLYPTFCDAAALKAPSNVEGRSLMPLLTGHKTSIRDSVFLAYRDFQRGVRTDRWKLIVYNVKGQETVQLFDLLTDPLEQKNLATDASHAHKVRELRQLLKRWMTETQDRVDLDKPDWGRT is encoded by the coding sequence GTGACTTTCACTCGCCGGCAGATCATGACTGCGGCGGCCGGGCTGGTTCCTCGCCTGGACGCCCAACCGAAGAAGCGGCCGAATATCCTCGTCCTGCTCACGGACGATCAGCGCTTCTCCACCTTGCACGCCATCAACAATCCAGAGGTGCAGACGCCCACGATGGATCGTCTCGCCAGCCGGGGCACCACGTTCACCCATGGGTGCATCATGGGCGGCACCATCCCCGCGGTCTGCTCCCCCAGCCGCGCCATGCTGTTGACAGGGCAATCGCTCTTCCATGTGACGGACAGCATCGTCACGCCGCGCAGCGGGCCTGATTCCGTGGCGCGTCCCTTCGAGATGTTCCCGGAGCTATTCCGCAGGAACGGCTACCGCACGTTCGGCACGGGCAAGTGGCACAACGGCGAGCCGTTATACGCACGGTGCTTCACGGACGGAGGCAACATCTTCTTCGGCGGCATGTCGGATCATCTAAGGGTCCCGATTGCCGACTACGATCCTTCCGGTAAATATCCCAAACAGAAGCGCTACACCGGGCGCAAGTTCTCCAGCGAGCTCTTCTCCGACTCGGCGGTGGACTTCCTGGATCGCTATAAGGGCGACGACCCGTTCGTGATGTATGTCGCCTACACGGCACCGCATGATCCCCGCATGGCGCCGAAGCGCTATCTGGACCGCTACCCGTGGCAGGACATCAAGCTGCCGGCCAACTTCCTTCCACAACATCCCTTCGACAACGGGGAACTGCGGATCCGCGACGAGATGCTCGCGCCGTTTCCCAGAACACCGGACGTCGTCAAGCAGAACATCGCGGCTTACTACGCGATGATCACGGAGGTAGACGAACAGATGGGGCGAGTGGTTCAGGCCCTGGAAAGAAGCGGCCGAGCGGAGAATACGATCATTGTCATGGCAGGCGACAATGGCCTCGCACTCGGCCAGCATGGTCTGATGGGCAAACAGAGCCTCTACGATCACAGCGTTCGCGTGCCGCTCATCGTGGGCGGACCGGGGCTGCCGGCCGGCAAACGCTCAGACGCCTTGTGCTACCTGATGGATCTCTACCCCACATTCTGCGATGCGGCCGCCCTGAAGGCGCCGTCCAACGTGGAAGGCCGCAGCCTCATGCCCCTCCTCACGGGGCACAAGACCAGCATCCGCGACTCGGTGTTTCTCGCCTACCGCGACTTTCAACGAGGCGTGCGCACCGATCGATGGAAGCTCATCGTTTACAACGTCAAGGGGCAGGAGACCGTGCAGCTCTTCGACCTGCTGACCGACCCCCTGGAGCAGAAGAACCTGGCCACTGATGCGTCGCATGCTCACAAGGTTCGTGAGCTGCGGCAACTGCTGAAGCGGTGGATGACTGAGACCCAGGACCGCGTGGATCTCGACAAGCCGGATTGGGGCAGGACGTGA
- a CDS encoding response regulator: MTRKQHDDADRRDASVRSQDHIPGMTTARLATTLQSAGDGVIVTDLLGRVEFLNRVAEQLVGMGSAAAGGQQLHDVLRLEESDGSSVHGDLVALAIVSEEPVTLGKDLTLRPHIGTPRQVEGEICVCSGSGSVTGAVVTFRDVTARNQDELQRREEQKMRAIGQLAGSVAHDLNGLLTEIIGQSEAIEELCPGVPQLGAGMAEIRRAAEKIGTITRQLLSLSGRAVLFPETINLNTLLGGVREKLKGALPHNIELTMSLETNLGSVAVDSAQTEQALMDLIGYCRDRMPTGGKIEVATANVTMDGNNRARHLRHYVKLTVKDGGPSLRGVPAERLFEPTWATGQGRPSGLGLFAIRNVISAAKGQLSVESAGEVGVAFVLLLPRLDEDAPMAPAPAVAKQSENRRTILLVEDDDGIRVLLHNSLEKRGYHVIEARDGAEGVLQAELYEEPIDLLITDVVMPVMDGPALALTLAKTRPSLKLLLISGCPEELTDTQQLVNRGAHFVQKPFSQRELLARVDLILSGDNIAVINP; this comes from the coding sequence ATGACGCGAAAGCAACATGATGATGCGGATCGCCGGGACGCGTCCGTTCGCTCACAGGATCACATACCTGGAATGACTACGGCGCGGCTCGCAACGACGCTCCAGTCGGCGGGCGATGGCGTAATCGTCACAGATTTACTTGGGAGAGTGGAGTTCCTCAATCGGGTGGCCGAACAACTGGTCGGGATGGGGAGTGCCGCGGCTGGAGGGCAGCAGTTGCACGATGTCCTTCGACTGGAAGAGAGTGATGGAAGCTCGGTCCATGGGGATCTTGTGGCACTCGCAATTGTGAGCGAGGAGCCAGTCACGCTGGGCAAAGATCTGACCCTGAGGCCGCACATTGGCACGCCAAGACAAGTGGAGGGAGAGATCTGCGTCTGCAGCGGCAGCGGATCCGTCACTGGTGCGGTAGTCACCTTCCGTGATGTCACCGCTCGGAACCAGGATGAGCTTCAGCGACGGGAAGAACAGAAGATGCGCGCGATCGGACAATTGGCGGGATCCGTCGCCCATGACTTGAACGGTCTGTTGACCGAAATAATAGGGCAAAGTGAGGCGATCGAAGAACTATGCCCAGGCGTGCCGCAACTTGGGGCCGGCATGGCTGAGATCCGGCGAGCCGCCGAGAAGATCGGTACCATCACGCGCCAATTGCTCTCTCTCAGCGGCCGAGCAGTACTCTTTCCCGAGACGATCAATCTGAACACGCTGCTCGGAGGCGTCAGGGAGAAGCTCAAGGGTGCGCTACCACACAACATAGAACTAACGATGTCGTTGGAGACGAATCTCGGTTCGGTGGCTGTCGATTCGGCCCAGACGGAACAGGCGTTAATGGACCTCATCGGCTATTGCCGCGATCGCATGCCTACCGGAGGCAAGATCGAGGTGGCGACGGCCAACGTGACAATGGATGGAAACAATAGGGCGCGGCATCTCAGGCACTACGTCAAGCTGACGGTGAAGGACGGAGGGCCTAGTTTGAGGGGGGTGCCGGCCGAGAGGCTCTTTGAGCCTACCTGGGCAACAGGCCAAGGCAGGCCTTCGGGCCTTGGTTTGTTTGCGATCCGAAACGTAATTAGCGCGGCAAAGGGGCAACTCTCGGTCGAGAGCGCGGGTGAAGTGGGTGTGGCGTTTGTACTGCTTCTCCCTCGGTTGGATGAAGATGCTCCAATGGCCCCGGCTCCAGCCGTTGCGAAGCAATCCGAAAATCGGCGGACGATCCTGCTGGTGGAGGACGACGACGGAATTAGAGTTCTGCTACACAATTCCCTGGAGAAGCGAGGTTATCACGTCATCGAGGCGCGCGACGGCGCGGAAGGGGTCCTGCAGGCCGAGCTGTACGAAGAGCCGATTGACCTGCTCATCACTGACGTGGTCATGCCCGTCATGGACGGACCGGCCCTGGCGCTGACGCTAGCAAAGACGCGCCCCAGCCTAAAGCTCCTGCTAATTTCCGGCTGTCCGGAGGAACTAACCGACACTCAACAGTTGGTCAATCGTGGTGCGCACTTTGTTCAGAAGCCGTTCTCGCAGCGGGAGCTGTTAGCGCGCGTTGACTTGATATTGAGTGGGGACAACATCGCGGTGATAAATCCATGA
- a CDS encoding IS66 family transposase: MIDLPEDSAALKAMVLTLLAERDCHAQLADEQTRRADEQTRRAEELRVEMLRLQLELERYKKWYYGPRADRLQSTGDLAQMLFDFAASMGQKPVHPDDVPAETPQDSEVRRVRRRKGRRNLANFENLPATTHVHELSAEQRACPCCGTERQEIGADESWQIEYLPGHFERIHHVRKKYACTACENSGGKPSIETAAKPEAAIDKGLAGPGLLAYIVTSKFSDYLPLYRLEDIFARQGFEISRATQSVWCGDVADLAEPLYQLMAQRVRSSHVVATDDTIMPMLSKGKTANARMWIYVGDDDHAYNVFDFTLNRGRDGPKHFLKDYRQVLLADAYGGYNGVVAGNEITRAGCWAHFRRKVVEAEKAAPEIARSVVEMVRALYSVERQAAGLPAEERLKLRQENSVPVVTGLREKLLNWKEQLLPKHPMAEALNYALSQWEELTVFCSDGAVPLDNNISEREMKRVVLNRKNSLFVGNARGGRTAAILASLTSTCRRHDVDPQLYLTQLLTNLPSVRISDLADWLPDAWKRRQAAPPDGPMK, encoded by the coding sequence CCACGCCCAGCTTGCCGACGAGCAAACCCGCCGTGCCGATGAACAGACTCGCCGCGCTGAAGAACTCCGCGTGGAAATGCTCCGCCTTCAACTGGAATTGGAGCGTTATAAGAAGTGGTATTACGGTCCCCGCGCCGACCGGCTGCAATCAACTGGCGATCTGGCGCAGATGCTGTTCGACTTCGCCGCATCGATGGGCCAGAAGCCGGTTCATCCGGATGACGTTCCTGCCGAGACGCCACAGGACTCGGAAGTGCGCCGCGTGCGGCGCCGCAAAGGCCGGCGCAATCTCGCTAACTTTGAGAATCTCCCGGCCACCACGCATGTCCACGAGCTGAGCGCGGAACAGCGAGCCTGCCCCTGCTGTGGAACCGAGCGCCAGGAGATCGGCGCCGACGAGAGCTGGCAGATCGAGTATCTGCCCGGTCACTTCGAACGCATCCACCACGTGCGCAAGAAGTACGCCTGTACGGCCTGCGAGAACAGCGGCGGCAAACCCAGTATCGAAACGGCGGCCAAGCCCGAGGCAGCAATTGACAAGGGGTTGGCCGGACCGGGCCTGCTGGCTTACATCGTGACCAGCAAGTTTTCCGATTACCTGCCGCTCTACCGGCTGGAAGACATCTTCGCGCGGCAGGGCTTCGAGATTTCGCGCGCCACCCAGTCGGTGTGGTGTGGCGATGTGGCAGACCTGGCCGAACCGCTGTACCAATTGATGGCGCAGCGGGTGCGGTCCTCGCATGTGGTGGCCACCGATGACACCATCATGCCGATGCTGAGCAAAGGCAAAACGGCGAACGCGCGGATGTGGATCTATGTGGGGGATGACGACCATGCCTACAACGTCTTCGACTTCACGCTGAACCGGGGCCGCGATGGGCCGAAACATTTTCTGAAAGATTACCGGCAGGTTTTGCTGGCCGATGCCTACGGCGGATACAACGGCGTGGTGGCGGGCAACGAGATCACGCGCGCGGGGTGCTGGGCGCATTTCCGTCGCAAGGTAGTGGAGGCGGAGAAGGCGGCGCCGGAGATCGCGCGGAGCGTGGTGGAGATGGTGCGCGCGCTGTATTCAGTAGAACGTCAGGCGGCCGGACTTCCGGCGGAGGAGCGGCTGAAGCTGCGCCAGGAGAACTCGGTGCCGGTGGTGACGGGATTACGAGAAAAGTTGCTGAACTGGAAGGAGCAGTTGCTGCCAAAGCATCCGATGGCCGAGGCGCTGAACTACGCACTGAGCCAGTGGGAGGAGCTGACGGTGTTCTGCTCCGATGGAGCGGTGCCGCTGGACAACAACATCAGCGAAAGGGAAATGAAGCGAGTGGTGCTGAACCGCAAGAACTCCCTCTTCGTGGGCAATGCGAGGGGTGGCCGGACCGCAGCGATTCTAGCGAGCCTGACGAGCACCTGCCGCCGTCACGACGTGGACCCACAACTGTACCTGACGCAGTTGCTAACCAACCTGCCGTCGGTGCGCATCAGCGACTTGGCCGACTGGCTGCCGGATGCATGGAAGCGGCGTCAGGCAGCGCCGCCTGACGGCCCGATGAAGTAG
- a CDS encoding right-handed parallel beta-helix repeat-containing protein — protein sequence MNQRCLPLLLLSAAGLFAQNATQAGRFVVEHPTLLNLGFEWAIQGDANRNATVSVEFRPSGETAWRKALSLVRIGGENVFRRRENLDYTVPDGFAGSILNLKPGTEYECRFKMADPDGVSGTTEQAVKVRTRTEPQPSTAGRTLHVYPPDYQGVRQEPSFTGILQAYYGAGLGDWNVVWERRAQAGDTLLVHAGLYKPERLNYVDPMMAPFDGTLLLTLKATAEKPITIKAAGDGEVIFDGDGNHELFDVMATSYHIFDGLTFRNTDVAILAGKKEVLGAVGLAVKNCRFENVGFGVWTEYAGSSDFYIADNLILGREDRMRLIGWTYPGAMSAGVYGSHGLKSYYAIKVYGPGHVIAHNAIAYFHDGIGISTYGTPEKDPERRASSIDIYNNDIHLSNDDILETDGGVHNVRVFNNRGVNATHGGYSSQPVFGGPVYFIRNILYNVPGGVAFKFSAKPAGLFVWHNTIIAEQTVRDPSSNMHFRNNLFLGRDTPNRGIMTWANATDAYSSDYDGFRPNRGVAAQYAWLGPAAGQKLYEPKPTDWKTFGTLAEFRAATGQEAHGVEVDFDIFEHVTPPDPSKRHAVYHAADLDFRLKPGSKAVDAGDRIPTVNDGFTGKAPDLGALELGQPEPHYGPRWLTWAPFYR from the coding sequence ATGAACCAACGATGCCTGCCCTTGCTGCTGCTTTCCGCCGCCGGACTGTTCGCGCAGAACGCCACGCAGGCCGGCCGTTTTGTTGTCGAACATCCCACCTTGCTGAATCTCGGCTTTGAGTGGGCTATTCAGGGCGACGCGAATCGCAATGCCACGGTGAGTGTCGAGTTCCGCCCCAGCGGCGAGACCGCCTGGCGCAAGGCCCTGTCGCTGGTCCGCATCGGTGGCGAGAACGTGTTCCGGCGGCGTGAGAATCTGGATTACACCGTGCCAGACGGGTTTGCCGGCAGCATCCTGAATCTGAAGCCGGGCACCGAATATGAGTGCCGATTCAAAATGGCCGATCCGGATGGCGTCTCGGGCACTACGGAGCAGGCCGTTAAGGTCAGGACGCGCACGGAGCCTCAGCCTTCCACCGCCGGCCGCACTCTGCATGTTTACCCGCCCGACTACCAGGGCGTGCGTCAGGAGCCCAGCTTCACGGGGATTCTGCAGGCTTACTACGGGGCCGGCTTAGGCGACTGGAACGTGGTGTGGGAACGGCGCGCACAGGCCGGCGACACGCTGCTGGTCCATGCGGGTCTCTACAAGCCGGAGCGGCTCAACTACGTGGATCCGATGATGGCTCCGTTCGACGGCACGCTGTTGCTGACGCTGAAAGCGACGGCGGAGAAGCCCATCACCATCAAGGCGGCTGGCGATGGAGAAGTGATCTTCGACGGTGATGGGAACCACGAACTGTTCGATGTGATGGCCACCAGCTATCACATCTTTGACGGCCTGACGTTTCGCAATACCGATGTCGCGATTCTGGCCGGGAAGAAGGAAGTTCTGGGCGCCGTGGGCCTCGCCGTGAAGAACTGCCGGTTTGAGAATGTGGGCTTCGGCGTGTGGACCGAGTATGCCGGTTCCAGCGATTTCTACATCGCCGATAACCTCATCCTCGGCCGCGAAGACCGCATGCGGCTGATCGGCTGGACCTACCCCGGTGCGATGAGCGCGGGTGTCTACGGATCACACGGTCTGAAGAGCTACTACGCCATCAAGGTCTATGGCCCCGGGCACGTCATCGCCCACAACGCGATTGCATACTTCCACGACGGCATCGGCATATCGACGTACGGAACCCCCGAGAAGGATCCGGAACGCCGCGCCTCGTCCATCGACATCTACAACAATGACATCCACCTGTCGAACGACGACATCCTGGAGACCGACGGCGGCGTGCACAACGTGCGCGTCTTCAATAATCGTGGGGTGAATGCGACCCATGGCGGATATAGCTCGCAGCCCGTGTTTGGCGGTCCCGTCTACTTCATCCGGAACATCCTCTATAACGTGCCCGGAGGCGTGGCCTTCAAGTTCTCGGCCAAGCCGGCGGGCCTGTTCGTGTGGCACAACACGATCATCGCGGAGCAGACCGTGCGCGATCCATCATCCAACATGCACTTCCGGAACAACCTGTTTCTTGGGCGCGACACTCCGAACCGCGGCATCATGACATGGGCGAACGCTACCGATGCCTACAGCTCCGACTACGATGGATTCCGGCCCAATCGCGGCGTGGCCGCGCAGTATGCATGGTTGGGACCTGCCGCGGGCCAGAAGCTGTACGAACCAAAGCCCACCGACTGGAAGACATTCGGGACGCTGGCGGAGTTTCGCGCGGCTACGGGCCAGGAGGCGCACGGCGTCGAGGTGGACTTCGATATCTTCGAACACGTCACCCCACCGGATCCCTCGAAACGACATGCCGTCTATCACGCCGCCGACCTGGACTTCCGCCTCAAGCCGGGTAGCAAGGCCGTGGATGCCGGTGACCGGATCCCCACTGTCAATGACGGGTTCACAGGCAAGGCTCCGGATCTGGGCGCCCTGGAACTCGGCCAGCCGGAGCCGCACTATGGGCCCCGGTGGCTGACGTGGGCTCCGTTCTACCGGTAG